The genomic window TTACCTCTAATTACACCTGATATTCAAAAGTTAGTTTATGCAGCAATTATTAAAGAATGTGAACAGTTAAAATGTACTGTAATTGCAGTTGGTGGTATTGAAGACCATGTTCATCTACTAACAGGTTTTCCTGTAACTGTGAGTGTGTCTGAATTAATTAAACAGATTAAAGGTAGTTCTTCTCATTTTATAACTCACGAAGTCAAGCCAGGCGATTTTTTCAAATGGCAAGG from Nostoc sp. UHCC 0870 includes these protein-coding regions:
- the tnpA gene encoding IS200/IS605 family transposase, with the protein product MRANFTQLYLHYVWATWDRLPLITPDIQKLVYAAIIKECEQLKCTVIAVGGIEDHVHLLTGFPVTVSVSELIKQIKGSSSHFITHEVKPGDFFKWQGSYAAFTVSHDAINSVANYIRNQANHHQQKSLISTWELNLPGDLKGD